Within the Streptomyces vilmorinianum genome, the region CTCCGGGAACCGCGCGATCACCGCGTCCCCGGCCGGACCGACGTACCGCACCGCGCCCGCCCCGCCCCGCAGCGCCCCGGCCACCGCGAGCACCGCCGCGCCCGGATAGCGCGCCGAGCCGGCGACCACGCCGACGACCCCCCGCCGGTACTTGTCGCTCTCCGCGCCCGGCACGGGCAACATCCCTGCCACGTCCTCGTGTTGGAGCGCCTGGAGCTCCGGCACGGACGGCAGGTGATCCCCGAGGCCGATGTCCACGAGCCGCAGCGCCCCCGCGTACTCGCGCGCCGGATCGACGAGGAGACCCGGCTTGTACGTCCCGAACGTCACCGTCGCGTCCGCCCGCAGCGCCTCCCCCGTGACCTCGCCCGAGTCCGCGTCCACGCCGCTCGGCAGGTCGACGGCGACCACGACCGCGTCCGAGCCGCGCGCCGCCCGCGCGACCGGGACGGCGTCCGGCCGCAGACCGCCGCTCCCGCCGATGCCGGTGATCCCGTCCAGGACGAGGTCGGCGACGGCCAGCGCCTCGAACGGGTCGTCCGCCACCCGCCCGCCGGCCGCCAGCAGCGCCGCGAGCCCGCGCTCGTGGGCGCGCGGGCCGAGCAGGACGGCCGTCACGCCCGCCCCGCGCCGCGCGAGCCGCACGCCCGCGTAGAGGGCGTCGCCCCCGTTGTCCCCGCTGCCGACGAGGAGCACGACCCTCGCCCCGTACACATGGCCGCGCCCGAGGAGCGAGAAGCAGGCGGCGGCGAGCCCGGCCGCGGCCCGTTGCATGAGCGCGCCCTCGGGCAGCATCGCCATCAGTTCGGCCTCGGCGGCCCGTACGGTCTCCACGCGGTAAGCGGTACGCATGGTCCGCAGTCTGCCGCACGCCCCAAGCCGCCGCCCGGGGGCCGTACGGAGCAGGGCGGCCGGTGGTCCGGGGCACGGAGGCCGCCGCCGGACCGGCCGCCGACGACGGTCCTGCCGGTCCTGCCGGTCCTGCCGGTCGACTCCCGCGACGCACCGAGACCACCACCGCCCGCTGACCGCCCGGCGCTCTACCCCTCCGCGATCACCACCGCCGACGCCACCCCCGCGTCGTGGCTCAGCGAGACGTGCCAGTGGCGGACGCCCAGCTCGGCCGCCCGCGCCGCCACCGTGCCGCGTACGCGCAGCCGTGGCTGGCCGCTGTCCTCGACGTACACCTCGGCATCCGTCCAGTGCAGTCCGCCGGGCGCGCCGAGCGCCTTGGCCACCGCCTCCTTCGCGGCGAACCGCACCGCGAGGGAGGCGGTCCCGCGCCGCTCACCGCTCGGGAGCAGCAGCTCCCGCTCGATGAAGAGACGCTGAAGCAGCCCCGGCGTCCGTTCGATCGACGCGGCAAAGCGGTCGATCTCCGCCACGTCGATCCCCACCCCGATGATCATTCGCTCACTCCACGGTCACAGATTTCGCCAGGTTCCGCGGCTGGTCCACCTCGTTGCCGCGCGCCGTCGCGAGTTCGCACGCGAAGACCTGCAGCGGCACGGTGGAGACCAGCGGCTGGAGCAGCGTAGGCGTTACCGGGATGCGGATGAGATGGTCGGCGTACGGGGCGACGGCCTCGTCGCCCTCCTCCGCGATCACGATCGTCCGCGCCCCGCGCGCCCGGATCTCCTGGATGTTCGAGACGATCTTGTCGTGCAGGACGGACCGCCCGCGCGGCGACGGCACGACCACCACGACCGGCATGTCCTCCTCGATGAGCGCGATCGGCCCGTGCTTCAGCTCGCCCGCCGCGAAGCCCTCGGCGTGCATGTACGCCAGCTCCTTCAGCTTCAGCGCGCCCTCCAGGGCCACCGGGTAGCCGACGTGCCGGCCGAGGAACAGCACCGTGTTCTTGTCGGCGAGCGAACGGGCCAGCGCGCGTACCGGCTCCATCGTCTCCAGGACCCGCTCGACCTCGTCGGCGATCCGGGCGAGCTCCCCGATCACCGCGTGGATCTCGTCGCCCCACTTCGTCCCGCGCACCTGCCCCAGATACAGCGCCAGCAGATAGCAGGCCACGAGCTGCGTCAGGAAGGCCTTCGTGGACGCGACGGCGACCTCGGGCCCGGCGTGCGTGTACAGCACGGCGTCCGATTCCCTCGGGATCGTCGAACCGTTCGTGTTGCAGACGGCGAGCACCTTCGCGCCCTGCTCGCGCGCGTGCCGCAGCGCCATGAGGGTGTCCATCGTCTCGCCGGACTGCGAGATCGCGATGACGAGGGTCCGCTGGCCGAGGATCGGGTCGCGGTAGCGGAACTCGCTGGCCAGCTCCACCTCGCAGGGGATCCTGGCCCAGTGCTCGATGGCGTACTTCGCGATCATCCCGGCATGGAAGGCCGTGCCGCACGCGATGATGACGATCTTGTCGGCCTCGCGCAGGACGGCGTCGGGGATGCGCACCTCGTCGAGCCGCAGATGCCCCTCTGCGTCGATCCGGCCGAGAAGCGTATCGGCGACGGCCTTGGGCTGCTCGGCGATCTCCTTGAGCATGAAGTAGTCGTAGCCGCCCTTCTCGGCGGCCGAGGCGTCCCAGTCCACGTGGTACGCCCGTACGTCGGCGGGGGCGCCGGCGAAGTCGGTGACCTCGACGCCCTCCCGGGACAGCTCGACGACCTGGTCCTGCCCCAGCTCGATCGCGGACCGGGTGTGCGCGATGAAGGCGGCCACGTCCGAGGCGAGGAAGAACTCCCCCTCGCCGACACCCACCACCAGCGGCGAGTTCCGCCGGGCGCCGACCACGACATCAGGCTGGTCCGCGTGTACGGCGACCAGCGTGAACGCCCCGTCGAGCCGCCGGCACACGAGCCGCATCGACTCCGCCAGGTCGCCGCAGGAGGAGAACTGCTCGGCGAGCAGATGGGCCACGACCTCGGTGTCCGTCTCGGACGCCAGGTCGTGCCCACGCTCCTCCAGCTCGGCCCTGAGGGCGGCGAAGTTCTCGATGATCCCGTTGTGGACGACGGCCACGCGGCCCGCGTTGTCGAGATGCGGGTGCGCGTTGGCGTCGGTCGGCCCGCCGTGGGTGGCCCAGCGGGTGTGTCCGATACCGGTGGAGCCGCTCGGCAGCGGCCGGTCCACCAGCTCCTTCTCCAGGTTGACGAGCTTGCCCGCCTTCTTCGCCGCGGCCAGTCCCCCGTCGGAGAGCACCGCGACGCCGGCCGAGTCGTAGCCCCGGTACTCGAGCCGCTTGAGGCCCGCGATCACCACATCAAGCGCCGACTGCCCGCCGACGTAACCCACGATTCCGCACATGGCGGCAGCCTACGACCGAAGGCGCCCGTGGGACCGGACTCAGCCCAGCTTGGCGGCCTGCGCGTCGATGACGGCCTGGGGCAGCTCCTTGACCTTGCCGCCGAGGCTGAGGGTGGAGAGGGAGGCCAGCGTGTTGCCCTTACGGAAGGCCACCACGTTGGTGATGAACGGCTTGCCGTCCATGTCGGTGATGACGGTGAAGGCCACCGACTCCTCACCGGCGGTGACGCTCTCCGGAGTGACCTTGTGGATCGTCGTCTTCTCGCCGCCGCCGATCAGCGTGAAGCCGCCCGCGCACTCCGCACCGGCCTTCTTCAGCGAGGCGAACGCGTCGTGCGCCCCGCTCCCGTCGTACGAGCCGAGGGTGACAGCCGTCACCGGGGCGGCGAGCGCGCCCAGGGCCTCCTCGGGCGAGGCGGTGGCACCGCTCGTCTTCGGCACCTCGATGGCCTTGCGCTGCACGCTGGCGCCCGGCGTCCCGGTCGCGACGAACGACATGGCGTCGGCGAGCGGCTTGCAGCCGGGCTTGTCCGTGGTGACGTCACCGGACTTCACCACATCGGCGGGCTTGGCCTTCTGCACCTGGTGGCCCTTGAGATCGGCCTGCTCGACGATCAGCTTCTCCAGCTCGGCGACGGACAGCGCCTTCGCATCGGGCACGGCGGACGTGGCGGACGCGGACGCCTTGGGGGCGTCCTTCCCCTTGTCGCCGCTCTCCTCCTTCGCGCCGCTGCAGGCGGTGAGCAGCAGCGCGAGCGAGACGGCGGTGGCGGCGGCTGCCGCGGTTCCCTTGGACGTACGCATGGCGGTGTGACCTTCTGTCCTCTACTGCCGCACCTGGGCGGCGTCCCCCCGCGCGAAGTCCACAGCCCACGCGGGCAATCTGCATGATCACCCTAGAGCGGAGGTCCGACAACGGGTTTTCGCGTGACCGACCCCACCCCCCACAATCCCCCCGCACCCCCGACAATGGCGGGGTGATCACTTCGCCGCCACGAAGCCCCCACGGCAACGGCAGCCCCAAGGGCAACGGCAACGGCCAGCGCCGTGCCGAGGCCACGCCGTACGTCGACCTCACCCGGGCCGAGTGGAGCGCGCTGCGGGACAAGACGCCGCTGCCGCTCTCCGCCGACGAGGTCGAGCGGCTGCGCGGGCTCGGCGACGTCATCGACCTCGACGAGGTCCGGGACGTCTATCTGCCGCTGTCCCGGCTGCTCAATCTGTACGTCCAGGCCACCAGCGGCCTGCGGGGCGCGCTCAACACGTTCCTCGGGGAGCGGGGGGAGCAGCGCGGCACCCCCTTCGTCATAGGCGTCGCCGGCTCCGTCGCCGTCGGCAAGTCCACCGTGGCCCGTCTCCTCCAGGCGCTGCTCGCCCGCTGGCCGGAGCACCCGCGCGTGGAGCTCGTCACCACCGACGGCTTCCTCTACCCGATGGAGGAGCTGAAGGCGCGCGGTCTGACGTCCCGCAAGGGCTTCCCGGAGTCGTACGACCGTCGCGCGCTGACCCGGTTCGTCGCCGACATCAAGGCCGGCAAGGACGAGGTCACCGCCCCGGTCTACTCCCACCTGATCTACGACATCGTGCCCGGCGAGCGGCTCGTCGTGCGCCGCCCCGACATCCTGATCGTCGAGGGGCTCAACGTCCTGCAGCCGGCGCTGCCCGGCAAGGACGGCCGCACGCGGGTCGGGCTCGCCGACTACTTCGACTTCTCGGTGTACGTGGACGCCCGGCCCGAGGACATCGAGCGCTGGTACCTCAACCGCTTCCGCAAGCTGCGCGAGACGGCGTTCCAGAACCCGTTCTCGTACTTCCAGCGCTACACGCAGGTCTCCGAGGAGGAGGCCCTGGAGTACGCCCGCACGATGTGGCGGACCATCAACAAGCCGAACCTGCTGGAGAATGTGGCCCCGACCCGCGGCCGCGCGACCCTCGTCGTGCGCAAGGGTCCCGACCACAAGGTCCAGCGCCTCTCCCTGCGCAAACTCTGAGTCGGAGGAGCCCCGACCGTGCTGCACATGCGCCTGATCGTCCCGGCCGATCGCACGGACGAGGTCGTCCGTGCGATCAGGACGACGGTGGGGACGACGCATCTGGCCGTCCTGGCGGGCGCCGCGCGCGAGCCGGCCGGCGATCTCGTCCTGTGCGACGTGGCGCGCGAGGCGGCCGAGGGACTCATCGGCGACCTGCGGGCGATGGGGATCGACCACCTCGGTTCGATCGCCGTCGAGAACATCGAGCTGTCGCTCTCCGAGAGCGCCGAGAAGGCCGAGAAGAGGGCGCCGGGCGACGCCGCGGACGCGGTGCTGTGGGAGCAGTTGGAGGAGGCGACCCAGGAGGAGTCGACGCTCAGCGTCACGTACGTCGCGTTCCTGTCGGTCGCGCTGATGCTCGCCGCGTGCGGTGTGATGCTCGACAACGCGGTTCTCGTCGTGGGCGCGATGGCGGTGGGACCGGAGTTCGGCCCGCTGGCCGGCATCTCCACGGCCCTGGTGCAGCGGGCACCTCACCTGGTGCTGCGCTCGCTGGCGGCCCTGCTCGTGGGCTTCGCCGCGGCGATGGCCCTGACGGCCGGGTTCACCTGGTTCATGGACGTGCTCGGGCTCTTCGACCGCGACATGATCGAGGCGGACCGCCCGAACACTGCCTTCATCTTCGACCCGGACTGGATGTCCTTCGTCGTCGGCCTCCTGGCCGGCATCGCGGGGACCCTCTCGCTGACCTCGTCGAAGTCGGGCGCGCTGATCGGCGTGGCGATCTCGGTGACGACGGTCCCGGCCGCGGCGAACGCGGCGGCGGCCTTCGCGTACACGGACTACGGCCAATTCTGGGGTTCGACCGAGCAGTTGCTGACGAACCTCGGCGCGATCGTGCTCTCGGGGACGCTCACGCTCCTGGCCCAGAAGTTCTTCTGGGCCAGGAGCCGCGCCCGCGCCTGACCGACTGCCCGGCAGGCCGCCTGACGGACCGCCTGGCCGACCGTCAGCCCAGGGCCGACTTCACCACGTCCGCGAGACGGCCGGCCACGGACCGCGCCTGCTCGATGTCGGCGGCCTCGACCATCACCCGTACGAGCGGCTCCGTGCCCGAGGGGCGCAGCAGCACCCGGCCGGTGGAGCCCAGTTCGCGCTCGGCTTCGGTCACGGCCGCCGCCAGCTCGCCGGAGGTCTTCACCCGGGACTTGTCGACGTCGGGCACGTTGATGAGGACCTGCGGCAGCCGCTCCATCACGGAGGCCAGCTCCGCGAGCGACCGGCCGGTGGCCGCGACGCGGGCCGCCAGCATCAGGCCGGTCAGCGTGCCGTCGCCAGTGGTGGCGTGGTCGAGCACGATCACGTGCCCGGACTGCTCGCCGCCCAGCGCGTAGCCGTGCTCCTTCATCGACTCCAGGACGTACCGGTCGCCGACCGCCGTCTGGACCAGGTTCAGCCCCTCGCGCTCCATGGCGAGCTTGAAGCCGAGGTTGGACATCACGGTCGCGACGACGGTGTCGCCGCGCAGCGTCCCGGCCTCGCGCATGGCGAGCGCCAGCACGGCGAGGATCTGGTCGCCGTCGACCTCGTTGCCCGCGCCGTCCACGGCCAGGCAGCGGTCCGCGTCGCCGTCGTGGGCGATGCCGAAGTCCGCGCCGTGCTCGACGACCGCGGCCTTCAGGAGCCCCAGGTGGGTGGAGCCGCAGCCGTCGTTGATGTTGAGGCCGTCCGGCTCGGCGCCGATGGTGACGACCTGGGCACCGGCCCGGGAGAACGCCTCGGGCGACACGTGCGAGGCGGCACCGTGCGCCTCGTCGAGGACGACCTTCAGTCCGTCGAGCCGGTTCGGCAGGACGGCGATGAGGTGGGCGACGTACTTGTCGAAGCCCTCGTCGTAGTCACGGACCCGGCCGACACCGGCGCCGGTCGGCCGCTCCCACGGGGCACCGGTGCGGTGCTCCTCGTAGACGGACTCGATCCGGTCCTCGAGATCGTCGGCGAGCTTGTGGCCGCCGCGGGCGAAGAACTTGATGCCGTTGTCGGGCATCGCGTTGTGGCTGGCGGAGAGCATCACACCGAGGTCGGCGCCGAGCGCTCCGGTGAGATAGGCCACAGCCGGGGTGGGCAGCACGCCGACGCGCAGCACGTCCACGCCCGCGCTCGCGAGGCCCGCCACGACGGCGGCCTCCAGGAACTCTCCCGACGCACGCGGGTCACGCCCGACCACCGCGGTCGGCCGATGGCCCTCAAAGGTCCCCGCCTCGGCGAGCACATGCGCCGCCGCGACCGACAGGCCGAGCGCGAGCTCCGCCGTCAGATCCGCGTTGGCAACACCGCGTACACCGTCCGTGCCGAAGAGTCGTCCCACAGCTGTCCTCCGAAACTGCTCCGTAAATGCGATCCCCTGAGCGCCTGATGCCCGTTTTCACGCCAAAGCTGCCCAGAAAGGCCTCAGGGGGAGGAAAAGACGTACGCCCCGGCAGCACGGGCAGTGCCGCCGGGGCGTACGTGCAAAGCAGGTCGAGCAGGCGATTAGCGCTTGCTGTACTGCGGGGCCTTGCGGGCCTTCTTGAGACCGGCCTTCTTGCGCTCGACCGCACGGTCGTCGCGGGAGAGGAAGCCGGCCTTCTTCAGCGGACCGCGGTTGTTCTCCACGTCCGCCTCGTTCAGCGCGCGGGCCACGCCGAGGCGCAGGGCGCCGGCCTGACCCGAGACGCCGCCACCCGAGATGCGGGCGATGACGTCGTAGCGGTTGTCGAGCTCGAGCACCTTGAAGGGCTCGTTGACTTCCTGCTGGTGCACCTTGTTCGGGAAGTAGTCCTCGAGGGTGCGACCGTTGATCTTCCACTTGCCGGTGCCCGGAACGATCCGGACGCGGGCGATGGCGTTCTTGCGACGGCCCAGGCCGGCGGCCGGCTGCGGCTCGCCGAAGCGGGAAGCCAGGGACTCCGAGGTGTACTCACCCTCGACGGGGACCTCGGACTCGAAGGTGGTGACCTCGGCGTAGGTCTCCTCGCCCTCGATGGGGCTCTCAACAGTGGTCTCGGCCACGATTCTCCTCAGATTTCTTTCGTTCTTAGGGGGTGTGGCCGGAACTACTGCGCGACCTGGGTGATCTCGAACGGGACCGGCTGCTGGGCAGCGTGCGGGTGGTTCTCGCCCGCGTAGACCTTCAGCTTCGAGAGCATCTGACGGCCCAGGGAGTTCTTGGGGATCATGCCCTTGATGGCCTTCTCGACGGCCTTCTCGGGGTTCTTGTCCAGAAGCTCGTCGTAGCGGACGGAGCGCAGACCACCCGGGTAACCGGAGTGGCGGTACGCCATCTTCTGGGTCTTCTTGTTGCCGGACAGGTGCACCTTGTCAGCGTTGATGATGATGACAAAGTCGCCCATGTCCATGTGGGGGGCGTAGACGGGCTTGTGCTTGCCTCGCAGGAGGTTCGCGGCCGTGGTCGCCAGACGGCCCAGGACAACGTCCTGCGCGTCGATGATGTGCCACTGGCGAGTGACATCGCCGGGCTTGGGGCTGTACGTACGCACTTCGTAGCCTTCGCTTCTTCAGTGGATGGAGTCCAGACACACCTGAAGCGATCATGCAGCTGGGGCCTGCACTGCCGGGAACACTGCCCGTATGCGAGCCACTGGTAACTGCTCCAGGGAACTTACGTAAGGGCCCTTCGCACGAGAACGACGAGGCCAATACGCATAACAAACCGCAACAGTACCCGCGCCGCCCCCGACGGGTCAAAACGCCGCGAGACACCAGGTCAGCGCACCCGATCCACCCGGCGCTCGTCCCAGACCGGCTCGCTCGTCTCCCGTACGACCCCGTCGGAGCCGAAGACCAGATACCGGTCGAAGGTCTTCGCGAACCACCGGTCGTGCGTGACCGCCAGGACCGTGCCCTCGTACGACTCCAGGCCGTCCTGCAGCGCCTCCGCCGACTCCAGGTCCAGGTTGTCCGTCGGCTCGTCGAGCAGCAGCGCCGTCGTGCCCGACAGCTCCAGGAGCAGGATCTGGAAACGGGCCTGCTGGCCGCCGGAGAGCTTCTCGAAGGCCTGGTCGCCCTGCCCCTCCAGCTCGTACCGCCGCAGCACCGACATCGCCCCGCCCCGGTCCTTGGCGTGCTCCGACCACAGGATGTCCACGAGGGAACGCCCCCGCAGCTCCGGATGGGCGTGGGTCTGGGCGAAGTGGCCCGGGACGACCCGCGCCCCCAGCTTCCACAGCCCCGTGTGCGCCACCGACGGGTCCCCCGCGAGCAGCCGCAGGAAGTGCGACTTCCCCGAGCCGTTCGAACCGAGGACGGCGACCCGCTCCCCGTAGAAGATCTCCAGCGAGAACGGCTTCATCAGTCCGGTCAGCTCAAGGTTCTCGCAGGTCACCGCCCGGACCCCGGTCCGACCGCCGCGCAGCCGCATCCGGATGTCCTGCTCGCGCGGCGGCTCCGGCGGCGGGCCGGCCTCCTCGAACTTCTTCAGCCGCGTCTGCGCCGCCGCGTACCGGGACGCCATCTCATGGCTCACCGCCGCCGCCTGCCGCAGGTTGATCACCAGCTTCTTCAGCTGCGCGTGCTTCTCCTCCCAGCGCCGCTTCAGCTCCTCGAAGCGCGCGAACCGCTCCCGCCGCGCCTCGTGGAAGGTCTCGAAGCCACCGCCGTGCACCCAGACGTCCGACCCGGCGGGCCCCGGCTCGACCGCGATGATCTTCTCCGCGGCCCGGGCGAGCAGCTCCCGGTCGTGGGAGATGAAGAGCACGGTCTTACGGGTCTCCCGCAGCCGCTCCTCCAGCCACCGCTTGCCGGGGACGTCCAGGTAGTTGTCCGGCTCGTCGAGCAGCAGCACCTCGTCGGTGCCCCGCAGCAGCGACTCCAGGACCAGACGCTTCTGCTCGCCCCCGCTGAGCGTGCGCACCTCCCGGAACTGCGCCTTCTCGTACGGGACGCCCAGCGCCGCCATCGTGCACATGTCCCAGACGGTCTCGGCCTCGTACCCCTGGACCTCCGCCCAGTCGCTGAGCGCCTGGGCGTACGCCATCTGGGCGGCCTCGTCGTCGACCGTCATGATCAGGTGCTCGGCCTCGTCGACCGCCTTCGCCGCCTCGCGGATACGGGGCTGGGCGACCGAGACGAGCAGGTCACGCACCGTACGGTCGTCCCGCACCGAGCCGACGAACTGCGGCATCACGCCCAGGCCGCCGCTCACGGTGACCGTGCCGCCGTGCGGCTGCAGCTCGCCGGAGATCATCCGCAGCAGCGTCGTCTTCCCGGCGCCGTTGGCCCCGACCAGGGCCACGACCGCGCCCTCCCCGACCCGGAAGGAGGCGTCCGCGAGCAGGACCCTCCCGTCGGGAAGGTAGTACTCCAGATGCGCCGCTTCGACATGTCCCATGAGGTGCATTGTCACCGGCGACATCGCCGTCCCCCAACCGGTTTAGGATGCGCGGCATGAGCTTTGGGGGACCGCAGTGGCCACAGGAGCCGCAGCAGCCGGGTCAGCAGCCATACGGACAGCAGCCGTACGGACAGCAGCCGTACGGACAGCAGCCGGCGTATCAGCAGCCCGGCCCGTTCCCGGGCGCGGAGGGGACGCACACACCCGACTGGGGCGCCCTCGCCGACGCGTCCGCGGCCGGCCGGCGCCGTAAGCGCTGGCTGATGATCGGCGGCGGCGTGCTCGCGACCCTCGCGGTCGGCGCGATCGTCGCCACCGCGGTGGTGAACAGCAACAACACCACCACGAACGGGAAGAACGACACGGTCACCCCCACCGACTCCGCCTCCCCCACCGGCTCCCCCACGCCGGGACCGTCGTTCTCCTCCGTGGCGCCGCCTCCCCCGCCCAACCCCAAGGACTTCATCTCGAACGAGAAGAAGGACAAGGCCCCGCTGAGCGCCGAGGGCCTCTTCCCGGGCAAGAAGCTCACCATGAGCGGCCGCGTCTACACGAAGGGCGCGACCTCCTCCACCACCGCGTGCGCGAGCGTCACCCAGGGCGCCCTCGGCTCGGTCCTGCAGAAGAACGGCTGCGACCGCGTGATCCGCGCCACGTACGTGAAGGACGGGGTCGCCATCACCGTCGGCGTGGCCGTCTTCTCCACCGAGGCGGAGGCGCTGAAGGCGAAGAACCAGGCCAGCGGCGGCATCGCCCCGCTGACCGGCGCCGGCGTCGGCGACTTCTGCCACGCCACGGTCTGCCTGCGGCGCGCGAACTCGATCGGCCGGTACGCCTACTTCACCCAGGCCGGCTTCACCAACGGCAAGAAGGTGACCACGGCCGACAAGGGCGTCTTCCAGGCCAGCGACGACCTGGGTACCTTCGCCTTCAACCAGATCTACGCCCGGGGCCGCACCCAGGCCTCAGCAGCAGCCGGCGCTCCCGGGGAGTGACCGCTTGTTCCTGGCCTCCCGGTTGCGGGCGGCCAGGAGCTCGTCGGCCGGGTAGCCGACCTCTTCGAGGGTGAGCCCGTGCGGCCGTACGACATGCACGGCGGAGTCCCGTACGCCCGCGGCCAGGACCTTCGCCGGCCAGTCGACCGGCCGGTGCCCGTCGCCCACGAACAGCAGCGCGCCGACCAGCGAGCGGACCATGTTGTGGCAGAAGGCGTCCGCCTTCACGGTCGCTTCGAGGACGCCGCCGGGCCGCCGCTCCCAGCGCAGCTCCTGGAGCGTACGGATGGTGGTCGCGCCCTCGCGCTTCTTGCAGTACGCGGCGAAGTCGTGCTCGCCCACCAGGCGCTCGGCGGCGGCGTTCATGGCGTCCATGTCGAGGGCCCAGTCGTGCCACAGGACATGCCCGCGCAGCAGCGGGTCGACGCCGCCGGGGTTGTCG harbors:
- the truA gene encoding tRNA pseudouridine(38-40) synthase TruA, whose amino-acid sequence is MSDDVQPGFVRIRLDLSYDGKDFSGWAKQARGQRTVQGDIEDALKTVTRSKETYELTVAGRTDAGVHARGQVAHVDLPVELWAEHRDKLLRRLAGRLAHDVRVWRLTEAPSGFNARFSAIWRRYAYRVTDNPGGVDPLLRGHVLWHDWALDMDAMNAAAERLVGEHDFAAYCKKREGATTIRTLQELRWERRPGGVLEATVKADAFCHNMVRSLVGALLFVGDGHRPVDWPAKVLAAGVRDSAVHVVRPHGLTLEEVGYPADELLAARNREARNKRSLPGSAGCC